ATTGATCTGTGACCACCAGTCTTGTAGCGCTGGCTGATCAAGCTGCTTGTCATCGCCTTCTAGTAGCTCAAGCATATCAGTCAATACTGACTTCACATCACCAACGATTGGAATATCGGCCATAATGGTTTTTGAAATAGATGCCGGATCGATATCAATGTGGATAATGGTCGCATTCGGACAGAATTTTTGAACATTGTTAGTCACACGGTCATCAAAACGTGCACCCACTGCCAAAATCACATCGGCATGATGCATGGTCATGTTGGCTTCATAAGTACCGTGCATACCCAACATACCCAAGAACTGACGATCCGAACCTGGGAAGGCACCTAAGCCCATTAAGGTATTAGTAACAGGTAAGTTAAGCTGACGCGCAAGCTTGGTTAGCTCTTCATGCGCATTGCCTAAGATAACACCGCCGCCTGAATATAAGATAGGACGCTTAGCGGCCAATAAAGTCTCAATCGCTTTTTTGATTTGACCCGTGTGACCTTTCACTGATGGCTGATAAGAGCGGATGTTTACCGAATCAGGATAATTGTATTCAAACTTCTCATGCGGCGCTGTGGTGTCTTTTGGAATATCGATTACCACAGGGCCCGGACGGCCTGATTGAGCAATGTAAAAGGCTTTTTTCACAATTTCAGGAATTTCACTGGCGTGGCGTACCTGAAAGCTGTGCTTAACGATGGGACGTGACACCCCAACCATATCTGTTTCTTGGAAGGCATCATCACCAATCAAGTATCTTGGTACCTGACCTGAGATGACAACCATTGGAATAGAGTCCATGAAAGCGGTGGCAATAGCGGTTACGGTATTGGTTGCGCCTGGACCTGAAGTAGCTAATACCACACCTGGCTTACCGGTAAGACGTGAATAAGCATCAGCCATGTGGCCAGCAGCTTGCTCATGACGCACCAATAAATGCTCAATGGCATCTTGTTTAAAAATAGCATCATAAATATGCAGGACGGCACCACCTGGGTAACCAAAAATATAGTCCACACCTTCATCAATTAAGGACTGGACCAGCATTTCGCCACCAGAAAGCATTATTGGCCCATCGCCATTTTCTAGGAGTTCACGCTTTTTGCCAAAATTAACGGCAGCGTGCGCTGTTTGTGTGTGCCCTGTCATATTAGGGCTTTGGGTTGTTTGGGTCACTGTCATCACCTTATTTATTGCGGGATGTAATTTCAAAATAGCCGTGTGCTATTTTTAAACTTGGTTATGTTACTTTTAAAACCAATTAACTTATCATATTAAGCTTTTTTTATCAGCCATTTCCAGATAATTTAATAACCATTCAGACATGGCAAAAAATACCAACAAGCATGCGCTATGTGATATAAGACTTAACGTTGACAGTGACCATACTTTGCGTGGGGTTGCGATGCTTGATAATACCTAGTTTTGGCAATTATCAATGGGCAAGCACGCTTAGCGTTATTGATCGATTAAGGTGTTAACAAGATTGGTGTGTTTTGGGTTATAAAACATGCAAATCGAGTTAAACAGGCCGATACATCTTTCAAGTTTAATATTAAGTTTATAGACGCAATTTAATATTACACCACTCAATAGGAAGATGATTGCCTTTCAATCTAAACTAAACACGTTAATAACCTAAAGTCATAACGTCATCAAAGACAGCAAACTCTTATTGAAGCTTTAAAGTTGAGTTTGGCAAGTTGAACGCCTAACTGGCTTTAGCATTAGATCGAACACTTAGTCACTGTAGACCGATAAGTCCCTGAGTTCTCGCAGCATCAGCAAAGTTGTCTGACTGCGGCTACTCATCACATTTAAAATAGCTACCCTAAAGTAGGCGGTAAGCCTGCTATAGTTGCTACTTTAAGTTACCTGACTCGATAGAGCCGGTTAACTGACTAATCAAAATCTTATAATCCGATGTTTTGCCAGTGTTGTCAACAAAATAAAATGAATAAGACACCCTACTTTAAGGCATCAGTATTGATAATGAGCACTTAACGTAGGGTGTCTTAGGTTGTAATTTTTCTGTTTTTAATGAATTAGTTCAGATGTTTTATTGGCGTGAAATAAGCTACTGACGCACCAAACGGCTTGGTTTTGGCAGTAGGCTTTCATCACTGACACGGCATGGATTAATATCAATACCACCACGGCGGGTATACCACGCGCGAACCATCAGTGAATCCGGATTAAAACGCTGACTTAAATCGGCAAATACTTGCTCCACACATTGCTCATGAAAGCCATTGTGCTGACGATAGCTTAAGATGTAGCGTAATAAGCTGGCTGGGTCTACCGCCTCAGCGCCTGTCATTTCGATAGAGAGCGTGCCCCAATCTGGCTGATTAGTCACTGGGCAATTACTGCGTAATAGATTTGAGTAAAACTGCTGCTGAACCGGTTGTTTGTCAGATGATTCAGATGGCTGTTGTGAATTAAGTGGCTGTAGCAAACTGGCATCAGGATCAGCGACTAATTCGACTTTCTCATCGCCTTGTAATGCCTGATCGACACACTGCCCTGATGGTTGTGAAATTAACAGCCCACTGTTACTGCCAGAAGCTTGGGTTAATGCTTCTAGCTCAAACAACTCTACTTGCACCTGAGCATCAACGCATGCCGATAAGTCTTTGGCAATGGTCTCTTCCACCGCTTGCCAGCTGTCAAATTCAGTAAAGTTTAAACTGTTTAGATACAGCTTCAACGACTTAGACTCTACGATATATCGAGAGCTGGCAGGAATACCAAATCGAGCAACGGCCACTTGTGAAATGCCCTGCGGTGTTAACCAAGACACTTCAAATGCATGCCACCAGTCCATACCAAGTGCCAACTTATCATGCTCCCAACCTATCGCATCACGCCCTAAAGCGCGCTCAATGGCGAATAATGTGTCGGGCTGATAGGTTTTTGGGTAGCTGGTGCTCTCCCCTAGTACGCCATGAATACTCATAATTTTTCCTGTCTAGTTATGCTGTCTGTTTGCTCAATTTTTGCTAATCACTTTGTGATAACTACTGTTTAATAAGCAGTTTTATATTAAGCAATGTTTATAAGCAATTTGTGAACTGTGATAGATACTGATAATGCTAGATGTAAGGTTAACCGTATTGAGTTGACCGTATTAGGCCAACCGCTTAGTTGGCCTAAAACCAAATTTACAGTCTTAAGCGTGACCCGTTTTCTAATAAACGATAGGCAATGGCATAGAACACACCACAAAAGATAAAGATAGCCAGCATCGAATACCAAACGTTGACATCAGAATAGCCCAAGATGCCGTAACGGAACGAGTTGACCATATACACAATGGGGTTTAGCAGTGACACACTTTGCCAAAATGACGATAAATTGTCTAACGAATAAAACACCCCGCCCAAATAAGTTAAGGGTGTTAATACGAAACTTGGAATGATAGAGATGTCATCGAATGAGCGCGCAAAGACGGCGTTGATAAATCCGCCTAAGGAGAACAACATAGAGGTACCCAGCACCGTAAATAACATCACAAAAAAGTGCTCAATGCCTAGGCGTGTGAAGAACTGTGCCACGATAGAGACAATAACCGCAATCATCAGGCCACGAAACACACCGCCACTGACATAACCCATTAAGATAGAGTGCTTAGAGACTGGCGATACCAATAGCTCCTCGATACTTGAGGTAAACTTGGCACTAAAGAAGCTGGACACCACGTTCGAATAACTGTTGGTAATAACCGACA
Above is a window of Psychrobacter sp. FDAARGOS_221 DNA encoding:
- a CDS encoding acetolactate synthase 3 large subunit — translated: MLSGGEMLVQSLIDEGVDYIFGYPGGAVLHIYDAIFKQDAIEHLLVRHEQAAGHMADAYSRLTGKPGVVLATSGPGATNTVTAIATAFMDSIPMVVISGQVPRYLIGDDAFQETDMVGVSRPIVKHSFQVRHASEIPEIVKKAFYIAQSGRPGPVVIDIPKDTTAPHEKFEYNYPDSVNIRSYQPSVKGHTGQIKKAIETLLAAKRPILYSGGGVILGNAHEELTKLARQLNLPVTNTLMGLGAFPGSDRQFLGMLGMHGTYEANMTMHHADVILAVGARFDDRVTNNVQKFCPNATIIHIDIDPASISKTIMADIPIVGDVKSVLTDMLELLEGDDKQLDQPALQDWWSQINEWRNRHGLRYDTSTEHGMKPQAVVEKLYELTEGNAIITSDVGQHQMFAALYYKYNEPRQWLNSGGLGTMGVGLPYAMAAKLVNPDRDVVCITGEGSIQMNIQELSTCFQYGLPVKILCLNNAQLGMVKQWQDMLYEGRHASSYMESLPDFVKLAESYGHVGVKITDPEKLDEQLAEALAMKDKLVFIDVYVDRHEHVYPMQVAGQSMRDMWLSKGERT
- the queF gene encoding NADPH-dependent 7-cyano-7-deazaguanine reductase QueF (Catalyzes the NADPH-dependent reduction of 7-cyano-7-deazaguanine (preQ0) to 7-aminomethyl-7-deazaguanine (preQ1) in queuosine biosynthesis), which codes for MSIHGVLGESTSYPKTYQPDTLFAIERALGRDAIGWEHDKLALGMDWWHAFEVSWLTPQGISQVAVARFGIPASSRYIVESKSLKLYLNSLNFTEFDSWQAVEETIAKDLSACVDAQVQVELFELEALTQASGSNSGLLISQPSGQCVDQALQGDEKVELVADPDASLLQPLNSQQPSESSDKQPVQQQFYSNLLRSNCPVTNQPDWGTLSIEMTGAEAVDPASLLRYILSYRQHNGFHEQCVEQVFADLSQRFNPDSLMVRAWYTRRGGIDINPCRVSDESLLPKPSRLVRQ
- a CDS encoding ABC transporter permease, with the translated sequence MNNNSAGPIQDGLSFAQKWIAFRTIVVKEIRRILRIWPQTLLPPVITMSLYFVIFGKMIGSRVGEMGGVPYMQFIVPGLIMMSVITNSYSNVVSSFFSAKFTSSIEELLVSPVSKHSILMGYVSGGVFRGLMIAVIVSIVAQFFTRLGIEHFFVMLFTVLGTSMLFSLGGFINAVFARSFDDISIIPSFVLTPLTYLGGVFYSLDNLSSFWQSVSLLNPIVYMVNSFRYGILGYSDVNVWYSMLAIFIFCGVFYAIAYRLLENGSRLRL